The region TCCTAATTTCTTCGGGCGTCAGGGTTCGATCTCTCGGCTCAAACCTGGCAATGCTTGCTGGCCGCACCAGGTCTGCTGGGTTCTCAACCTTCTGGCCTCGCTCAGTGGCCCAGCGGTATACCTGGAGTACAATCTCACGCGCATGAACCGCCGTAGCAGGCGCACCGCGCTCTACGATGGCGTCGGTAAGTGCTCGCAAGTCCTCGTGGGTGATTTCGGTCAGCTTCTGATTGCCGAATTTCGTTTCCAGCTCTCTCGTATAAACCGAGCGGCGCATATCACGGGTAGAGTCGGCCATCTGGTAGCCCCGTAGCCACTTTTCCGCCCAGGCACCAAAGGTTTCAGCCCCTTTTACACGCGCCTTGTCCCGTGCCTTCTCCTTCGCTGGCGACTTTCCATCAGCGACCATCCGCTTGGCTTCACTAAGTCGCTCACGGGCTTCTGCCAGAGTGATACCCCCAACGCCATAGCGGCCAAAAGTGATTGTCTCTTGCCTGCCATTGATCGAGTAGTTGTAACGGAATGAGATAGAGCCGGCAGGAGTGACAGCCACATAGAGGCCATCCCGGTCATTCACCTTGTAGAGTTTATCCCTCGGCTTGAGGTTGCGCAGCTTGGTATCGGTCAGCAAGAGTCTTATCCTTCTTCAATTCCAATA is a window of Alcanivorax sp. REN37 DNA encoding:
- a CDS encoding tyrosine-type recombinase/integrase translates to MLTDTKLRNLKPRDKLYKVNDRDGLYVAVTPAGSISFRYNYSINGRQETITFGRYGVGGITLAEARERLSEAKRMVADGKSPAKEKARDKARVKGAETFGAWAEKWLRGYQMADSTRDMRRSVYTRELETKFGNQKLTEITHEDLRALTDAIVERGAPATAVHAREIVLQVYRWATERGQKVENPADLVRPASIARFEPRDRTLTPEEIRIMYQYMGRIGTSPSIRAAVKLLLLTMVRKSELTNATWSEINFSEALWTIPKERMKRRNPHLVFLSRQAMDILIALKTFSGGSDYVLPSRYDSDVPMSSATLNRVMTMTYKLAQKEGQSLAKFGPHDLRRTASTLLHEAGYNTDWIEKCLAHEQKGVRAVYNKAEYREQRVSMLQDWADMIDDWVS